The following proteins come from a genomic window of Iamia sp. SCSIO 61187:
- the hemW gene encoding radical SAM family heme chaperone HemW encodes MPFCRHQCDYCAFATWTDRDHLIEQYMGACRAHAERLAPGLASVGTVFVGGGTPSRVAPDLLLAVPAALPVAADAEVTVECNPEDLDEARAHAYAAGGVTRISLGVQSLVPHVLAALGRQHPREAVAPAVAAARSAGLDVNLDVIYGGAGESVADWTTTVEGVLALEPDHVSAYALTVEGGTPLARDRARHPADDDQADKYEVVARRLEAAGFEWYEISNWARPGHRCRHNLLYWSMGEYVAIGCAAHGHRDGVRSWTYPKIESYVRAVEEGRDPVAGSERLDPDQRVLEGLQLSLRTEAGVPAAALAPDDRAVVADLVEDDGDRLVLTRAGRLLANEVAMRLRVPL; translated from the coding sequence GTGCCGTTCTGCCGGCACCAGTGCGACTACTGCGCCTTCGCGACCTGGACCGACCGCGACCACCTGATCGAGCAGTACATGGGTGCGTGCCGGGCCCACGCCGAGCGGCTGGCCCCCGGGCTGGCGTCGGTCGGCACCGTCTTCGTCGGCGGCGGGACACCGTCGCGGGTCGCCCCCGACCTGCTGCTCGCCGTGCCCGCTGCGCTCCCCGTGGCGGCCGACGCCGAGGTCACCGTCGAGTGCAACCCCGAGGACCTCGACGAGGCCAGGGCCCACGCCTACGCCGCCGGCGGCGTCACCCGCATCTCGCTCGGCGTGCAGTCGCTGGTCCCGCACGTCCTGGCCGCCCTGGGCCGGCAGCACCCGCGCGAGGCGGTGGCCCCGGCGGTCGCCGCGGCACGCAGCGCCGGCCTCGACGTCAACCTGGACGTGATCTACGGCGGAGCGGGCGAGTCCGTGGCCGACTGGACCACCACCGTCGAGGGGGTCCTGGCCCTCGAGCCCGACCACGTCAGCGCCTACGCCCTCACCGTCGAGGGCGGCACCCCGCTGGCGCGCGACCGGGCCCGCCACCCGGCTGACGACGACCAGGCCGACAAGTACGAGGTCGTCGCCCGCCGGCTCGAGGCCGCCGGGTTCGAGTGGTACGAGATCTCGAACTGGGCCCGGCCCGGCCACCGGTGCCGCCACAACCTCCTGTACTGGTCGATGGGGGAGTACGTCGCCATCGGGTGCGCGGCCCACGGCCACCGCGACGGGGTCCGCTCGTGGACCTACCCCAAGATCGAGTCCTACGTCCGGGCCGTCGAGGAGGGCCGGGACCCGGTCGCCGGGTCCGAGCGGCTCGACCCCGACCAGCGGGTCCTCGAGGGCCTGCAGCTCTCGCTCCGGACCGAGGCCGGCGTCCCGGCCGCGGCCCTCGCCCCCGACGACCGGGCCGTGGTCGCCGACCTGGTGGAGGACGACGGCGACCGACTCGTCCTCACCCGGGCCGGGCGCCTCCTCGCCAACGAGGTCGCCATGCGGCTCCGCGTCCCCCTCTGA
- a CDS encoding transcriptional regulator, producing MSIIDSEIEDAASQLYGRKVGERLRSIRRQKGLSLQEAEEASEQEFKASVLGAYERGERAISVPRLQRLARFYNVPVDQLLPRDRDADDDVLDLTVTLPDRRKVVIDLTRLDALSGVAAEMLTRYLTMIQVQRQDFNGRVLTIRRDDLRTIACILDTSEEGAVKRLDELGLSYSR from the coding sequence ATGAGCATCATCGACAGCGAGATCGAGGACGCAGCCTCCCAGCTGTACGGCCGCAAGGTCGGTGAGCGCCTGCGGTCCATCCGGCGTCAGAAGGGCCTGTCGCTCCAGGAGGCCGAGGAGGCGTCCGAGCAGGAGTTCAAGGCGTCGGTCCTCGGCGCCTACGAGCGGGGCGAGCGAGCCATCTCGGTGCCCCGCCTGCAGCGCCTGGCCCGGTTCTACAACGTGCCCGTCGACCAGCTGCTGCCCCGCGACCGCGACGCCGACGACGACGTCCTCGACCTCACCGTCACCCTGCCGGACCGCCGCAAGGTCGTCATCGACCTCACCCGCCTCGACGCCCTGAGCGGCGTGGCCGCCGAGATGCTGACCCGCTACCTCACGATGATCCAGGTCCAGCGCCAGGACTTCAACGGCCGGGTGCTCACCATCCGCCGCGACGACCTGCGCACCATCGCCTGCATCCTCGACACCAGCGAGGAGGGCGCGGTCAAGCGCCTCGACGAGCTGGGCCTGAGCTACTCCCGCTGA
- a CDS encoding RsmE family RNA methyltransferase — translation MLGRGTGPHVFVADLERPELDDRDRHHLAKALRLRPGDALTVSDGAGRWRAARFGAEVEVTGDVVDDPAPEPPVTIGLAPVKGQRPEWAVQKLTELGVDTIWLLVADRSVVRWEGARGAGHADRLARVAREAAMQSRRCRLPAIRVGVPVADALTSEGVALADPGGSVPTLARPVVLVGPEGGWSDAERAAAPARVALGPTVLRAETAAVAAGGLLVALRHGLVAEGPAPSSTHGG, via the coding sequence ATGCTCGGCCGGGGCACCGGTCCGCACGTCTTCGTGGCCGACCTCGAGCGGCCCGAGCTCGACGACCGCGACCGTCACCACCTGGCCAAGGCCCTGCGGCTCCGGCCCGGCGACGCCCTGACGGTCTCCGACGGCGCCGGCCGGTGGCGGGCCGCCCGGTTCGGGGCCGAGGTCGAGGTGACCGGCGACGTGGTCGACGACCCGGCCCCGGAGCCGCCCGTCACCATCGGCCTGGCCCCGGTGAAGGGCCAGCGGCCGGAGTGGGCCGTCCAGAAGCTCACCGAGCTCGGCGTCGACACCATCTGGCTCCTGGTGGCCGATCGCTCGGTCGTGCGGTGGGAGGGGGCGCGGGGCGCCGGCCACGCCGACCGCCTGGCCCGCGTGGCGCGCGAGGCCGCCATGCAGAGCCGCCGCTGCCGGCTGCCCGCGATCCGCGTCGGCGTGCCCGTCGCCGACGCCTTGACCAGCGAGGGAGTGGCCCTGGCCGACCCGGGGGGGTCGGTCCCGACCCTGGCCCGGCCCGTGGTCCTCGTCGGTCCCGAGGGCGGGTGGTCCGACGCCGAGCGCGCCGCCGCGCCGGCGCGCGTCGCCCTCGGCCCGACCGTCCTGCGGGCCGAGACGGCGGCGGTCGCCGCCGGCGGGCTGCTCGTGGCCCTCCGCCACGGGCTCGTCGCCGAGGGCCCCGCACCGTCGAGCACGCACGGTGGTTGA
- the dnaJ gene encoding molecular chaperone DnaJ produces MADDLYAVLGVSRSATAEEIKKAYRRLARQHHPDANPDDPGAEARFKQVAQAYEVLSDPARRQRYDTYGTDGPGGPDLGDAFGGGLGDIFDAFFGGNGGGGFGGGRRGGPPRGGDMEVVIDLTFEEAVFGTNAPVTAQVPSPCDTCEATGAAPGTHPDTCPTCDGAGQVRQVRQSMLGQMVTARPCPQCGGLGQVIPTPCPDCGGEGRRPVERTYPVDIPPGVAAGNTLRLPGYGPAGPRGGPAGDLYVHLRVAPHARFTRDGDDLHHDLHISPSQAALGVELVLETLDGVEEITVPRGTQPGHVFRLRGLGVPRVRGRGRGDLLVTVVVDVPETLDEEREALYRQLAALGGEDVAPPDTGLLSKFRSAFK; encoded by the coding sequence ATGGCCGATGACCTCTACGCCGTCCTCGGCGTGTCGCGCTCCGCCACCGCCGAGGAGATCAAGAAGGCCTACCGGCGGCTGGCGCGCCAGCACCACCCCGACGCCAACCCCGACGACCCCGGCGCCGAAGCCCGCTTCAAGCAGGTGGCCCAGGCCTACGAGGTGCTGTCCGACCCCGCTCGGCGCCAGCGCTACGACACCTACGGGACCGACGGCCCCGGCGGGCCGGACCTGGGCGACGCCTTCGGCGGGGGGCTCGGCGACATCTTCGACGCCTTCTTCGGCGGCAACGGCGGCGGGGGCTTCGGTGGCGGCCGTCGCGGCGGCCCGCCCCGGGGGGGCGACATGGAGGTCGTCATCGACCTCACCTTCGAGGAGGCGGTGTTCGGCACCAACGCCCCGGTGACGGCCCAGGTGCCGTCGCCGTGCGACACCTGCGAGGCGACGGGCGCCGCGCCCGGGACCCACCCCGACACCTGCCCCACCTGCGACGGGGCCGGACAGGTCCGCCAGGTCCGCCAGTCGATGCTGGGCCAGATGGTCACGGCCCGGCCCTGCCCGCAGTGCGGCGGCCTGGGCCAGGTCATCCCGACGCCGTGCCCCGACTGCGGCGGCGAGGGGCGGCGCCCGGTCGAGCGCACCTACCCCGTCGACATCCCGCCGGGCGTCGCCGCCGGCAACACCCTGCGCCTGCCCGGCTACGGCCCCGCCGGTCCCCGGGGCGGGCCCGCCGGCGACCTGTACGTCCACCTGCGGGTCGCGCCCCACGCCCGGTTCACCCGCGACGGCGACGACCTCCACCACGACCTGCACATCAGCCCCAGCCAGGCCGCCCTGGGCGTCGAGCTCGTCCTGGAGACGCTCGACGGGGTCGAGGAGATCACCGTCCCCCGAGGCACGCAGCCCGGACACGTGTTCCGCCTCCGGGGCCTGGGCGTCCCGCGGGTGCGGGGCCGCGGTCGCGGCGACCTGCTCGTCACCGTGGTCGTCGACGTCCCCGAGACCCTCGACGAGGAGCGCGAGGCGCTCTACCGGCAGCTGGCCGCCCTGGGGGGCGAGGACGTAGCGCCCCCCGACACGGGGCTGCTGTCCAAGTTCCGCTCGGCCTTCAAGTAG
- the hrcA gene encoding heat-inducible transcriptional repressor HrcA, with the protein MLDERKATILRAVVEEYIHTALPVGSGHVASAPGVAVSSATVRNEMASLEQEGFLAQPHTSAGRIPTQAGYRYYVDHLATRPTLDKASAQQVKAFFDRTHGELERMLADTSRLLSGLTGTAAVITGPPHETAVVRSVQLVGLTARMALLVVVLSNGAVEKATVDLGGDRVEPSDEDLARATAHLATHLVGHHLDALATLPAPPEGTPESAAALVDAARQAHDPDGDHLYVGGTDRMAGAFEAVEQVREVLGLLEQQLVVVSLLRDVLDRGLQVAIGSETGMTTLAECSIVVAPYEIEGEAVGTVGVLGPTRMDYAQALAAVAVVGKRLGRRLSEG; encoded by the coding sequence ATGCTCGACGAACGCAAGGCGACGATCTTGCGGGCCGTGGTGGAGGAGTACATCCACACGGCCCTGCCGGTGGGTTCGGGTCACGTCGCGTCCGCCCCCGGTGTCGCCGTCTCCTCAGCGACGGTCCGCAACGAGATGGCGAGCCTCGAGCAGGAGGGGTTCCTCGCCCAGCCCCACACCAGCGCGGGGCGCATCCCGACGCAGGCCGGCTACCGCTACTACGTCGACCACCTGGCCACCCGGCCGACCCTCGACAAGGCCAGCGCCCAGCAGGTCAAGGCGTTCTTCGATCGGACCCACGGCGAGCTGGAGCGGATGCTGGCCGACACCTCCCGCCTCCTGTCGGGGCTCACCGGCACCGCCGCCGTCATCACCGGGCCGCCCCACGAGACGGCCGTCGTGCGGTCGGTCCAGCTCGTCGGGCTGACCGCCCGCATGGCCCTGCTCGTCGTCGTGCTCTCGAACGGGGCCGTCGAGAAGGCCACCGTCGACCTCGGCGGCGACCGGGTCGAGCCGTCCGACGAGGACCTGGCCCGGGCCACGGCCCACCTGGCCACCCACCTCGTCGGGCACCACCTCGACGCCCTGGCGACGCTGCCCGCCCCGCCGGAGGGGACCCCGGAGTCGGCCGCCGCCCTCGTCGACGCGGCCCGCCAGGCCCACGACCCCGACGGTGACCACCTCTACGTCGGGGGTACCGACCGCATGGCCGGCGCCTTCGAGGCCGTCGAGCAGGTGCGCGAGGTGCTCGGCCTGCTCGAGCAGCAGCTGGTCGTGGTGAGCCTGCTGCGCGACGTCCTCGACCGGGGCCTCCAGGTGGCCATCGGGTCCGAGACCGGGATGACCACGCTGGCCGAGTGCTCGATCGTGGTCGCCCCCTACGAGATCGAGGGGGAGGCGGTGGGCACGGTCGGTGTCCTCGGCCCGACCCGGATGGACTACGCCCAGGCCCTGGCCGCCGTCGCCGTGGTCGGCAAGCGCCTGGGCCGTCGGCTCAGCGAAGGGTGA
- a CDS encoding deoxyribodipyrimidine photo-lyase — MSSVSTAVMWFRRDLRMADNPALVEAARADRVVALFVDDAHLREPSGANRRWFLAGCLAELHDRTGGALVVRRDEPERAVRDVAREVGAEVVCCADDAGPYGTRRDDAVRAALREDDVDLQTVGTPYAVSPGTLRTKGGTPFKVFTPFSRAWRAHGWDEPVDAPRGVRWVEGVRSDGLPEAPAVTADLPTPGEAAGRRRLAAFLDGDVRRYADDRDRPGADGTSRLSPYLKWGCVHPRQALARLGRGAGPETFATELAWRDFYADVLLHEPQSARQGLDERMAGMELDTGPEADARLAAWCEGRTGVPIVDAGMRQLVGAGWVHNRVRMIVASYLVKDLHIDWTRGARFFMEHLVDGDLASNQHGWQWVAGTGTDAAPYFRVFNPVAQSERFDPDGTYIRRWVPELADVPGKAIHDPTRLDGDLFAATAPDYPRPIVDHAMERDEALRRWRAATGRA, encoded by the coding sequence GTGAGCAGCGTGAGCACGGCGGTGATGTGGTTCCGGCGGGACCTGCGGATGGCCGACAACCCGGCGTTGGTCGAGGCGGCCCGGGCCGACCGGGTCGTCGCCCTGTTCGTGGACGACGCCCACCTACGGGAGCCGTCGGGGGCCAACCGTCGGTGGTTCCTGGCCGGGTGCCTGGCCGAGCTGCACGACCGGACCGGTGGCGCCCTGGTGGTGCGGCGGGACGAGCCCGAGCGAGCCGTCCGGGACGTCGCCCGCGAGGTCGGGGCCGAGGTCGTGTGCTGCGCCGACGACGCCGGCCCGTACGGCACCCGGCGCGACGACGCCGTCCGGGCCGCGCTGCGCGAGGACGACGTCGACCTGCAGACCGTGGGCACGCCCTACGCCGTTTCGCCGGGCACCCTCCGCACCAAGGGCGGGACGCCGTTCAAGGTCTTCACCCCCTTCTCCCGGGCCTGGCGGGCCCACGGGTGGGACGAGCCGGTCGACGCCCCCCGCGGGGTCCGGTGGGTCGAGGGCGTCCGCTCCGACGGGCTCCCTGAGGCGCCGGCGGTCACGGCCGACCTGCCGACGCCCGGGGAGGCGGCGGGTCGACGTCGGCTGGCCGCGTTCCTCGACGGCGACGTCCGGCGCTACGCCGACGACCGAGACCGCCCGGGGGCGGACGGGACGTCTCGGCTGTCGCCCTACCTGAAGTGGGGCTGCGTGCACCCCCGCCAGGCCCTCGCCCGCCTCGGCCGGGGCGCCGGGCCCGAGACGTTCGCCACCGAGCTGGCCTGGCGCGACTTCTACGCCGACGTCCTGCTCCACGAGCCGCAGTCCGCCCGCCAGGGGCTCGACGAGCGCATGGCCGGCATGGAGCTCGACACCGGCCCCGAGGCCGACGCCCGCCTGGCGGCGTGGTGCGAGGGCCGGACCGGCGTCCCCATCGTCGACGCCGGGATGCGCCAGCTCGTGGGGGCGGGCTGGGTGCACAACCGGGTGCGCATGATCGTGGCGTCCTACCTGGTCAAGGATCTCCACATCGACTGGACCCGGGGCGCCCGCTTCTTCATGGAGCACCTCGTCGACGGGGACCTGGCGTCCAACCAGCACGGCTGGCAGTGGGTCGCCGGGACGGGGACCGACGCGGCGCCGTACTTCCGGGTCTTCAACCCCGTCGCCCAGTCGGAGCGGTTCGACCCCGACGGGACCTACATCCGCCGCTGGGTCCCCGAGCTGGCCGACGTGCCGGGGAAGGCGATCCACGACCCGACCCGCCTCGACGGCGACCTGTTCGCCGCCACCGCCCCCGACTACCCCCGCCCCATCGTGGACCATGCCATGGAGAGGGATGAGGCGCTCCGCCGCTGGCGTGCGGCCACCGGTCGCGCGTGA
- a CDS encoding multidrug efflux SMR transporter, with protein sequence MSWFLLVIAGLLEVAWASTLPATEGLTRPAPTALFLGLLGASMLTLAKASEEIPLGTAYGVWVGIGAVGAAVVGIAVHGDPATPARIACLALLAAAIVGLKVTSA encoded by the coding sequence ATGTCCTGGTTCCTGCTCGTCATCGCCGGCCTGCTCGAGGTGGCCTGGGCGTCCACCCTCCCGGCCACCGAGGGCCTGACCCGGCCGGCGCCCACGGCCCTCTTCCTCGGGCTCCTCGGCGCCAGCATGCTCACCCTGGCCAAGGCCAGCGAGGAGATCCCGCTGGGGACCGCCTACGGGGTCTGGGTCGGGATCGGCGCGGTGGGCGCCGCGGTGGTGGGCATCGCCGTCCACGGGGACCCGGCGACGCCGGCCCGCATCGCCTGCCTCGCCCTCCTGGCGGCGGCCATCGTGGGGCTGAAGGTCACCAGCGCCTAG
- a CDS encoding alpha/beta fold hydrolase: MTTLFVHGVPETAAIWDRVRGLIDRDSTALPLPGFGTPRPEGHDGSMEAYLDWLLDQIRAADEPVDIVGHDWGGILVARIATYAPAGLRSWVSDAPGAIDPAFEWHDFAKLWQTPEEGEAFFDGLLASPPDAAAAMAATGVPEADAPAMVAAVDDVMVDSILRLYRSATEIGTVWAADGPSPVPGLVLVAEGDAFGNVASSQRIAGDVGADFAVIEGGTHFWPLSAPEAGAEALTRFWAGLADESTTG, encoded by the coding sequence ATGACGACGTTGTTCGTGCACGGCGTGCCGGAGACCGCGGCCATCTGGGACCGGGTCCGGGGCCTGATCGACCGGGACAGCACGGCGCTCCCGCTCCCCGGGTTCGGGACCCCGCGGCCCGAGGGCCACGACGGCTCGATGGAGGCCTACCTCGACTGGCTCCTCGACCAGATCAGGGCCGCCGACGAGCCCGTGGACATCGTCGGCCACGACTGGGGCGGCATCCTCGTGGCCCGCATCGCGACCTACGCGCCGGCGGGGTTGCGCAGCTGGGTGAGCGACGCCCCCGGCGCCATCGACCCCGCCTTCGAGTGGCACGACTTCGCCAAGCTCTGGCAGACGCCCGAGGAGGGGGAGGCGTTCTTCGACGGCCTGCTCGCCTCGCCACCCGACGCCGCCGCGGCGATGGCCGCCACCGGGGTGCCCGAGGCCGACGCCCCGGCGATGGTCGCCGCCGTCGACGACGTGATGGTCGACTCGATCCTCCGCCTCTACCGCTCGGCGACCGAGATCGGCACCGTGTGGGCCGCCGACGGCCCGTCGCCCGTCCCCGGCCTGGTCCTGGTCGCCGAGGGCGACGCCTTCGGCAACGTGGCCTCCTCCCAGCGGATCGCCGGTGACGTCGGCGCCGACTTCGCCGTGATCGAGGGCGGCACCCACTTCTGGCCGCTGAGCGCCCCCGAGGCCGGGGCTGAGGCCCTGACCCGCTTCTGGGCCGGCCTCGCCGACGAGTCGACGACAGGGTGA
- the gabT gene encoding 4-aminobutyrate--2-oxoglutarate transaminase — translation MVTQERKLVTEIPGPRSAELLARRKAAVPQGVGTVLPVFVERAEGAVLVDVDGNQLIDMGSGIAVVSVGHHAPEVVDRAAAQLDRFTHTCFMVTPYAGYVEVAEALNRLTPGDHEKRSCLFSAGAEAVENAVKIARRHTGRDSVVVFDHAYHGRTNLTMAMTAKNAPYKDGFGPFASDVYRAPMSYPFRDPDGMTGEEAATRALAVIESQVGAERTACVVIEPIQGEGGFVDPAPGFLPALVEWCREHGVVLVADEIQTGFGRTGDMFASDHEGVVPDIVTTAKALAGGLPLAGVTGRAEIMDAVTPGGLGGTYGGNPVACAAALGAIEIIERDDLAARARSIGDVLLPGLRSLQAAHPRIGDVRGRGAMVAIELVEPGTVTPDPVEAGRISAACHAAGVVTLTCGTWGNVVRLLPPLTIDDDLLADALGVLADAIESR, via the coding sequence ATGGTCACCCAGGAGCGCAAGCTCGTCACCGAGATCCCGGGTCCGCGGTCGGCCGAGCTGCTGGCCCGACGCAAGGCGGCGGTGCCCCAGGGCGTGGGCACGGTGCTGCCCGTCTTCGTCGAGCGGGCCGAGGGCGCGGTGCTCGTCGACGTCGACGGCAACCAGCTGATCGACATGGGGTCGGGGATCGCCGTGGTCAGCGTCGGGCACCACGCCCCGGAGGTCGTCGACCGGGCCGCCGCCCAGCTCGACCGGTTCACCCACACCTGCTTCATGGTCACGCCGTACGCCGGCTACGTGGAGGTGGCCGAGGCCCTCAACCGCCTCACCCCCGGCGACCACGAGAAGCGCTCGTGCCTGTTCAGCGCCGGCGCCGAGGCGGTGGAGAACGCGGTGAAGATCGCCCGCCGCCACACCGGCCGGGACTCGGTGGTCGTGTTCGACCACGCCTACCACGGCCGCACCAACCTGACGATGGCCATGACGGCCAAGAACGCCCCGTACAAGGACGGCTTCGGGCCCTTCGCGTCCGACGTCTACCGGGCGCCCATGAGCTACCCGTTCCGCGACCCCGACGGCATGACCGGCGAGGAGGCCGCCACCCGGGCCCTCGCCGTGATCGAGAGCCAGGTCGGCGCCGAGCGCACCGCCTGCGTCGTGATCGAGCCCATCCAGGGCGAGGGCGGCTTCGTCGACCCCGCCCCCGGCTTCCTGCCCGCCCTGGTCGAGTGGTGCCGCGAGCACGGCGTCGTGCTTGTGGCCGACGAGATCCAGACCGGCTTCGGCCGCACCGGTGACATGTTCGCCTCCGACCACGAGGGCGTCGTCCCCGACATCGTCACCACGGCCAAGGCCCTCGCCGGGGGACTGCCCCTCGCCGGCGTCACCGGCCGGGCCGAGATCATGGACGCCGTCACCCCCGGAGGGCTGGGCGGCACCTACGGCGGCAACCCGGTGGCGTGCGCCGCCGCCCTCGGCGCCATCGAGATCATCGAGCGCGACGACCTGGCGGCCCGGGCCCGGTCGATCGGCGACGTCCTGCTGCCGGGCCTGCGCTCGCTGCAGGCCGCGCACCCCCGGATCGGCGACGTCCGAGGGCGGGGGGCCATGGTCGCCATCGAGCTGGTGGAGCCCGGCACCGTCACGCCCGACCCCGTCGAGGCCGGGCGCATCAGCGCCGCCTGCCACGCCGCCGGCGTCGTCACCCTCACCTGCGGCACGTGGGGCAACGTCGTGCGCCTGCTGCCCCCGCTCACCATCGACGACGACCTGCTGGCCGACGCCCTCGGCGTCCTCGCCGACGCCATCGAGTCGCGCTGA
- a CDS encoding von Willebrand factor type A domain-containing protein, with product MRTRPIPAALALALVVALVAGCTGGSDDATGGDVRDVSSSAGGGAEEGADALPPDPAVDPNTFAENGTNPWTAPTDDPLSTFGLDVDTGSWTVTRRFVSDGTLPPPEAVRTEELVNALSDVDEAPEEGLGVTAEGGRVGERLLLRLGVAAPEIADDERPDVNLVFVVDTSGSMDEERKIGLVRDSLELLVENLRDTDTVSIVTFDDEAEPTLPPTPVDDAGTIVEAIDSLAAEGSTNLEGGLRLGYATAEDLVTDEESLTRVVLLSDGVANVGETGPGSLVDLIRDDADRGVRLVTVGFGLDGFNDTLMEQIADRGDGFYAYVDTIDEAQRLFGDELTTTLVTVAEDARAQITFDPATVARYRLIGYENRDIADEDFAEDDTDAGDLGAGHRVVALYEVEPAPGVTGDVALGSVELRWDDPSGGDERVTTTPLDVPRDDDAPEATQVVTAVADLAEALRSPEPSPATLAEVADRLDELAGEVDDPVVAEMASVARRAAALA from the coding sequence ATGCGCACCCGACCGATCCCCGCCGCCCTCGCCCTGGCCCTCGTGGTCGCCCTCGTCGCCGGCTGCACCGGCGGCTCCGACGACGCCACCGGCGGTGATGTCCGAGACGTCAGCTCGAGCGCCGGCGGCGGCGCCGAGGAGGGCGCCGATGCCCTCCCGCCCGACCCGGCCGTCGACCCCAACACCTTCGCCGAGAACGGGACCAACCCGTGGACGGCGCCGACCGACGACCCGCTGAGCACCTTCGGGCTCGACGTCGACACCGGGTCGTGGACCGTGACCCGCCGCTTCGTCTCCGACGGCACCCTCCCGCCGCCGGAGGCGGTGCGCACCGAGGAGCTGGTCAACGCCCTGAGCGACGTCGACGAGGCCCCCGAGGAGGGCCTCGGCGTCACCGCCGAGGGGGGCCGGGTCGGGGAACGGCTGCTCCTCCGCCTCGGCGTGGCGGCGCCCGAGATCGCCGACGACGAGCGCCCCGACGTCAACCTCGTGTTCGTGGTCGACACGTCGGGCTCGATGGACGAGGAGCGCAAGATCGGGCTGGTCAGGGACTCGCTCGAGCTCCTGGTCGAGAACCTCCGGGACACCGACACCGTCTCGATCGTCACCTTCGACGACGAGGCCGAGCCGACGCTGCCGCCCACCCCGGTCGACGACGCGGGGACGATCGTCGAGGCCATCGACTCGCTCGCGGCCGAGGGGTCGACCAACCTCGAGGGCGGACTGCGGCTCGGCTACGCGACGGCCGAGGACCTCGTCACCGACGAGGAGAGCCTCACCCGCGTCGTGCTGCTCTCCGACGGGGTGGCCAACGTGGGCGAGACGGGCCCGGGGTCGCTGGTCGACCTGATCCGCGACGACGCCGACCGGGGCGTGAGGCTGGTGACCGTCGGCTTCGGCCTCGACGGGTTCAACGACACGCTCATGGAGCAGATCGCCGACCGGGGCGACGGGTTCTACGCCTACGTCGACACCATCGACGAGGCCCAGCGCCTCTTCGGCGACGAGCTCACCACCACGCTGGTCACGGTGGCCGAGGACGCTCGGGCCCAGATCACCTTCGACCCGGCCACCGTCGCCCGCTACCGGCTCATCGGGTACGAGAACCGCGACATCGCCGACGAGGACTTCGCCGAGGACGACACCGACGCCGGTGACCTCGGTGCCGGGCACCGCGTGGTCGCCCTCTACGAGGTCGAGCCCGCCCCGGGCGTGACCGGCGACGTGGCCCTCGGCTCGGTCGAGCTCCGGTGGGACGATCCGTCGGGCGGTGACGAGCGGGTCACGACGACGCCCCTCGACGTGCCGCGGGACGACGATGCCCCCGAGGCCACGCAGGTCGTGACCGCGGTCGCGGATCTGGCCGAGGCCCTCCGGAGCCCCGAGCCCTCGCCCGCCACCCTCGCCGAGGTGGCCGACCGCCTGGACGAGCTGGCCGGCGAGGTCGACGACCCGGTCGTCGCCGAGATGGCGTCGGTCGCCCGCCGGGCCGCCGCCCTCGCCTGA